The segment AGTCTACCTGTGAGTCTGTGACTATTTGTCGGGCGGGACACATGTGTAAGCACCAAAGCACCTTGTGCTTTATTGCTATTTTTTGTCAGCTTCTCTCCgtcttttatatatcttttgttcttttctttATGATCTCCTAAATTTCAACGTGATTATATAgatttttcaattatataacTACTAGTTAAATTGTTAATCAAATTTTCTGTGATTAAATTGATCTTGTAATAAAAAGTGTGCTTAGTTATTAAGTTGATTATACATGTTTACATTCATGTCTCAAGATTCTTTCAGTCCAATGTactaccaatttttttttgttttctgttcTTTTTTTAGTTGTTGTCAACATGTACTATTAATTCAGTGTActaaatttaaaagtaattatGAAGTAAGTTGAcattataataaaaacttaaattcTTAGAAATATGAACCATTTATAGCCAGACGTACTCTGCAGTCGATATCTTGGTATGCATgctatttctctctttctctttctcaacACACCTCCATAGCTCGCTCGTCCTCAACACGCTCAGCTATCCATTTATATCTCTTCTCCTTTTCTCCCTCGTAATACTATACACAGTTGAAATTAATCTTCAACAAGAATGGAGTTGCTAGCTCGATTTTTAGCTTTCATGTCACTCTTCACCAGTTTAGTCTCTGGATTTGCTCTGCAAAAGCTTCCTCTTATACAGTTCGACGAAGGTTACACACATCTATTCGGTGACCAGAATCTGATTGTTCACAGAGACGGAAAATCTGTCCGGTTAATACTTGATGAGAGAACCGGTTTGTCTTCTTGGTCCCTCTTGGGtctttttgtttctgttttttttttaaatagtttttactAATTGTTATATTGATCTGTAATCATTTTACAGGCTCAGGGTTTGTCTCAAATGATATTTACTTACATGGGTTCTTCAGTTCTTCTATCAAATTGCCAGCAGATTACTCTGCAGGAGTTGTTATTGCCTTCTATGTAAGCATAAATCTAATCTCTATTTcttttactaattaattaaacatatttcTTGAAGACTTTGTTTCACTATTTCAATGGGATTAGATAAGGAATACAAGGgctaaatctttttttttgtgtgtgtttatgcATGTTTCTCATTATCAGCTGTCAAATGGGGACATATATGAGAAGAATCATGACGAGATTGATTTTGAGTTTCTCGGGAACATCAGAGGCAAAGAATGGAGGATTCAGACCAACATATATGGTAACGGAAGCACGCATTTGGGCAGAGAAGAAAGATACAATCTTTGGTTCGACCCAACAGAAGATTTTCACCAGTACAGTATCATGTGGTCTCACTCTCACATCATGTAAGTTTATAAACAAAACCAATTTTAATTACTAGTTAATCATCCTCTTAAGTCTCTGGTTCAGCTTAGAAAAGTTAACCAAGTCACTTGATAGTTTTGGGCTTTTATGAGTCTTTTAATGATCTATCAGACTTTTTAACCGTCGCCTGATGTTTCTATTAAAAGAAAGCCAAATGGGTTTTATGTGAtgaattaaatttttttgtttcattcaaCTTTATACGTAAAGCTAGTGGAGTGGAGTTTGGTTTCTTGTTCTGGAAACTTGTGTGCTTTACAGCTTTCGTTCCTGGCAATATCAGAGACCTAAACAGAGTATTTTTGGAAGAGAGAATCTTAATCCAGTCCACTAAAAAAAACCTGGAATCTTGTAACCaaaaatgtcatatttttaagataattttcaaattatgattcttatttttttttatttatggcAGATTTTATGTAGACAATATTCCAATCAGAGAGGTCAAACGTACGGCGTCAATGGGCGGTGACTTCCCGGCGAAGCCTATGTCTTTATACGCAACCATATGGGATGGTTCCAAATGGGCGACCAACGGTGGCAAGTACGGTGTAAATTACAAATTTGCCCCATATGTTGCTCAGTTCACCGATATGATCCTCCACGGCTGCGCCGTTGACCCTATCGAGAAGGTTCTGAGCTGCCAAGACGGAGCCGAGGAGGATCTACGGCTAGCGTCGGAGATAACAGACTCTCAGAGGAAGAAAATGGACAGCTTGCGGCGGAAACACATGACTTATTCGTATTGTTATGACCGTACGAGGTACAAGGTGGCTTTGCCGGAGTGTGTGGTGAACACGGAGGAGGCTAAGCGGCTTAGGGTCTATGATCCGGTAACGTTCGGTGGGATCCCTCACCGTCATCGTCACGGGAAGCACCGGAGCAAGAGCCGCCAGTCGATATGATTTGGTGGTGTGTATTATTTTAGCTAGAGGGGTTTTTTTTGGCATTTTCTATCTTGTATAGGAATATGAATTATGGACTGAGCGATGGATTGACAGTActgagatatttttatttacccCCACTAAAAATTGTCGtgaaacataataataaaaatattttgaatattttatttgacACCAAAAAATTAACAGAATTGTTATTTGAAAACTATAAATTTAGGAATACAATGTCAAACTGGAGAAAGTGGCAATAAATAATCAAACACGAATATTCATAAAATAAGCAGATGGAATATAAGATatcaatttttgttttcttaagcTATTCTCATTCTTCATAGTTCATACTATGAATTATGCATGTATGGTCCTCACAATTCTTGGTTTTCAACAAAAATGAGTACGTTTGTTTATCCTGTACAAGTATTTCAATGGCTCCAATAAATATTATTGACTTTTTGGTCCTGCCAGCATATATTATTGACTTCACTGTCTATTTTACGTGAGGTGACCACATTGCACAATTCAGTTCATTCACATATACACAATGTGTCATCAACAGTGTCATTTCAAGGTGCATCGACGTTAGAAATTGTGGGTCCGTTTGGGATGACTTTCGTGCGATGTTTTCCGAGTTACACTTATTTTTCAGTGTAGAAACATTCAAACATGGAGCACTTGGGCGAAAACAAATGGCACCTTGAAGATAATCAATCTATGACAAACTTTAAATTGTTCGAAAAAAGATCGTATATATTTGTCGAAAATCATGTCGTGTAATTTGTATGGTTTAACAAGTGGTATCTCCAGATGGCATCTTCCTGAATCCTGGTGAAGATATCCATTGAGCCAATATGACATGTTTACTTTTACTTAGTGTTTTGGACCTTTTGGTTATAGAGGATCACATAAAATAAGAGTAAGATAAAACGTCAACAACATGATATCTATACGTGTCGTCTTAGTATACGTGGACGCGGTTATAGACAATTACATCCCATTAATTAATCAACGACTTTAGTAAAGAAAGCAGAAAATTCCGTAATTAGTGTAAGAATTAGATTGGATTACTAGTCCTACTCAGCTGACTCATCTTTCACAAAgtatatatgtttaatatacGTGTCGATAACTACTGATCTGAATTATCTAAAGttgtcgtaaaaaaaaaaaaaattatctaaagtTTCATTTTACACAGTAAAAGTTGGAAACAACCATAAGACAAATCTCATATAATTAAACAAGTGACGAAAGTTCTTTTTGGGATTGTGTGTTCAATTTCAAAGGGACATAACTTCTAAGTTCCAACAAAGCCTACAATCTGTTTGttgcaagaaaataaaacaaaacctaGAATCTATCTTTGTAGGCCCATGTTTGATCCATATGTAAATCTTATCATAACATATCGGGTCACTAGGCCCATTTGATCGAAGAAAAATCAATCTTAATCATAATCAGCATCTTTAAAAAAGATGCGGAATCTCGATTACGTTCCAACTATGATTTGCACAAAACGTACCTTAACTCACTAATGTGAATGTAATCTTTCGAAATTATTATCGACGACCGAAAATATTAATTTCCAATAAAGTTTTCATGAATGAGGAAAAAACGAGATTGAGACTCATTGAGAGAGATGTGAAGTGATCTGAGTAAGCCACCATTTTAGACTCTGTTAAAACGCATGCGTATTAACTAGGCTAAACTTATCACTTACTTACCCCTTCTTGTCCTAAAAACAAAACCTAAGATCTGTCTCTCGTCTTGCCTTTTACGAAGCTTCCCCTTAACACTTTATACATCATCACTTTTAACTAGATTACACCTCTTTTATTTACTCAGCTTCACCATCACGACGTTATTCTCGCTTTTTTGTCAGATCTGCTCTGTTTCGCCTCATAATAAAAACCTTCACATTTTAATGGTCATTcattctataattttttaatttaatttaaaaatccgAAATTCAACAACTTTCTTCCTGGGTTTTATCTGAATCACGTTAAagtcgacatctttacactatTTACCATAACATCTCCATTGAAGTTCTCTTTCCTCTGTTTTCTGCAGATCTGTTTGTAGGAAGCTTTGCCTTGCGTTTGAAAGAATCAAACTTTATTGTTACCACTTACCACCAAATGGCAATGCCACCGGGTAACTGGATCCCCGACGGGCGAGACGGGTTTATCTCGTGGATTCGTGGGGAGTTCGCTGCAGCCAACGCCATCATTGACTCCCTCTGCCAACATCTTGTCGCTGTCGGCGATCAAAACGAATACGAATCCGTTGTCTCGACCATCCAACACCGTCAAGCGAGCTGGTCTCAAGTTCTTTATATGCAGCAGTTCTACTCGATCGCTGACATCTCTCACTCTCTGCATCAAGCTGCTTTGAAGCGGCGGCAACAGGGAAGGCCTCAGCAAAGGCATTATTACAGTTCTGATCAGTTTGGAGGGAGGAGATCAGGGCCTGGATTTAACAAGCATCAtcatggtggtggtggtggtggttacagaggaggaggaggaggagctgaGTCTATGGTGAGAAACAAGAGTGAGATTAAAGTAGCAAGTGATGATAAGGCGTTGTCTGTTGCTGAGGAGAAGATAGGTAATGTGAATAGTCTTTTGGTGTAGGCTTATTAGCTTGCTTGCTTGTAAGAAAAGTAAAGTTTTTTTGGCTGTATATTGTGGAACATGTTAATAGTggaagctctagattctttgatTTTTCACTTGATATTAGACCTTCATTGAAATGTTATGGTTATGTGTTGTTACTTTCTTTCAGATAACAATCTCAGTTCTGAGAAAAAACAGGAAGAGAAAGATAAAGAGTGTCCTGCAAGCATGGCAAAGACTTTTGTTGTTGAAGAGATGTATGAAGCAAAGTTGGTGAGTTGTATGTTCTTTAatgtttgtttttacttttttttttttgagaaactgTTTGTTTATACTTCACACCTACACtgtatttcttatttttttgtttttgttttttgtgtttAATGTTTGTGAGTTGGTGAGTTGTATGTTCTTTAATGTTTGTTTACACTTCACACCTACAATACTAActtctgtattttttttgtttttgttttttttgtgtgtgtttaggtCAATGTTGTTGAAGGATTAAAGCTATATGAAAAAATGGTTGACGTCAGTGAAGTTTCTCAACTGGTATCTCTTGCAAACAATCTGAGAAACGCTGGAAGAAGAGGTCAACTCCAAAGTAAGAATCTTTTTTTATACACTCTTCTAATGAGTTGAATCTCAAGTCTTGAAAACCGTTGTTTCATGATCAAAAACAGGTGAGGCATATGTGAGTTATAAACGTCCAAATAGAGGACATGGACGCGAGATGATCCAGCTCGGTCTCCCTATAGCTGATACAATGCCTGATGATGATGAGAGTGCCAAAGTCAAAGGCAAGTtctgttaaaaaaaatgtttttttttactttataataaCTGTTTTGGTTAAAAcatgagttttttttaaaatgcagATAGAGGAATAGAGCCAATCCCATCGTTTATTTCAGACATCATTGAACGTTTGGTCTCAAAGCAAATCATACCTGTGAAACCAGACGCATGCATCATTGATTTCTTCAACGAGGTTAGATTAGTTTTTCTTAACTAATTAATCTGTTTTTCTTATAACTAAGTGCAAGTCTTGTTCTGAAACGATAGGGAGATCA is part of the Brassica rapa cultivar Chiifu-401-42 chromosome A09, CAAS_Brap_v3.01, whole genome shotgun sequence genome and harbors:
- the LOC103842948 gene encoding probable xyloglucan endotransglucosylase/hydrolase protein 28 translates to MELLARFLAFMSLFTSLVSGFALQKLPLIQFDEGYTHLFGDQNLIVHRDGKSVRLILDERTGSGFVSNDIYLHGFFSSSIKLPADYSAGVVIAFYLSNGDIYEKNHDEIDFEFLGNIRGKEWRIQTNIYGNGSTHLGREERYNLWFDPTEDFHQYSIMWSHSHIIFYVDNIPIREVKRTASMGGDFPAKPMSLYATIWDGSKWATNGGKYGVNYKFAPYVAQFTDMILHGCAVDPIEKVLSCQDGAEEDLRLASEITDSQRKKMDSLRRKHMTYSYCYDRTRYKVALPECVVNTEEAKRLRVYDPVTFGGIPHRHRHGKHRSKSRQSI
- the LOC103842949 gene encoding RNA demethylase ALKBH10B translates to MAMPPGNWIPDGRDGFISWIRGEFAAANAIIDSLCQHLVAVGDQNEYESVVSTIQHRQASWSQVLYMQQFYSIADISHSLHQAALKRRQQGRPQQRHYYSSDQFGGRRSGPGFNKHHHGGGGGGYRGGGGGAESMVRNKSEIKVASDDKALSVAEEKIDNNLSSEKKQEEKDKECPASMAKTFVVEEMYEAKLVNVVEGLKLYEKMVDVSEVSQLVSLANNLRNAGRRGQLQSEAYVSYKRPNRGHGREMIQLGLPIADTMPDDDESAKVKDRGIEPIPSFISDIIERLVSKQIIPVKPDACIIDFFNEGDHSQPHMFVPWFGRPVGVLSLSECDFTFGRVIVSDYPGDYKGSLKLSLTPGSLLLVEGNSADLAKFAIHSIPKKRILITFTKSQPRNSIRGTNWSPPPSRSPQNHHNSVQPIFKAPSPPLATPMPFPGGVIPAGTSWLLPPPQPRVPVPGTGVFLPPGSAQQQVVLGSTEKSNDSNGSNCAEGKI